A region of Acipenser ruthenus chromosome 51, fAciRut3.2 maternal haplotype, whole genome shotgun sequence DNA encodes the following proteins:
- the LOC131722789 gene encoding uncharacterized protein LOC131722789, whose product MEKGSQVFPNPGSGTTPPPRASAASWSPRSCAGRSRIRLGNEDAESAAGKKIQDSEEAGPEMNEKDFMRKTQQSHSQSRTETEELKASQSFGDGEGSDWGQIKLSENNKLSTSSSSAAAAAESKPAAVYVNPCVLEERDWESRFAVLEMEDSSDAGAGQRKAKGAARSRRCKPATSAAAAAAGKREVRTALVCAETACPDLTHTEAEGSLQGAAGAGGQKDPASAAQDREEGGPHPITPAAARGSPESEREDVGAIQSCEDHSEWDSEFLQSCSTQRFPESCSLPAPLPVLGTESVVLPWSCLSPSAPSRIADHTGGGDARAPVPVSAGLRGRQRAGVRTHRGALADQPAHHADSPGAAVWKEPPQGQAGLGDTLPTPRTCNPTGDTPPTPRTCNPTGDTLPTPRTCNPAGRHTANPKDL is encoded by the exons ATGGAGAAGGGCTCGCAAGTTTTCCCGAATCCGGGATCCGGAACAACACCGCCGCCTCGTGCCTCTGCCGCCTCCTGGTCCCCTCGGAGCTGCGCGGGGCGATCCCGGATCCGGCTCGGGAATGAGGACGCGGAATCGGCAGCAGGCAAGAAAATCCAAGACAGTGAGGAGGCGGGCCCTGAAATGAACGAGAAGGATTTCATGAGAAAAACCCAGCAAAGCCATTCACAGAGCAGAACCGAGACGGAAGAGTTAAAAGCATCGCAGAGCTTCGGAGATGGAGAGGGAAGCGACTGGGGACAAATAAAGCTTTCAGAGAACAACAAACTATCAACGTCATCAtccagtgcagcagcagcagcagaatccAAACCAGCAGCCGTGTACGTGAACCCGTGCGTGCTGGAGGAGAGGGACTGGGAATCCCGCTTCGCAGTGCTGGAGATGGAAGACTCGAGCGACGCGGGGGCCGGGCAGCGCAAGGCTAAGGGGGCGGCACGGTCAAGGCGGTGCAAGCCTGCcaccagtgctgctgctgctgctgctgggaagAGGGAGGTGAGGACCGCGCTAGTGTGCGCTGAGACAGCCTGCCCTGATCTGACTCACACCGAGGCGGAGGGAAGTCTCCAGGGAGCAGCTGGGGCAGGCGGACAGAAAGACCCTGCCTCGGCCGCCCAGGATCGAGAGGAGGGGGGACCCCACCCCATTACCCCAGCTGCTGCCCGGGGGAGCCCCGAGTCTGAGAGAGAGGACGTGGGGGCCATACAGAGCTGCGAGGATCACAGCGAGTGGGACTCTGAGTTTCTGCAGAGCTGCTCCACGCAG CGCTTCCCTGAGTCCTGCTCTCTCCCGGCTCCGCTCCCCGTCCTTGGGACAGAGTCCGTGGTTCTTCCCTGGAGCTGCCTCTCTCCATCAGCTCCATCTCGGATCGCAGATCACACTGGG GGAGGCGATGCCCGAGCCCCGGTCCCAGTCTCTGCAGGACTACGAGGACGCCAGCGAGCTGGTGTGCGGACTCATAGAGGAGCTCTCGCAGATCAA CCGGCTCATCATGCTGACTCACCGGGAGCTGCAGTCTGGAAGGAACCCCCGCAGGGCCAGGCTGGGCTGGGAGACACActgccaaccccaaggacctgtaaccccactggggacacaccgccaaccccaaggacctgtaaccccactGGAGACACActgccaaccccaaggacctgtaaccccgctgggagacacaccgccaaccccaaggacctgtaa